One segment of Streptomyces sp. TG1A-8 DNA contains the following:
- a CDS encoding GNAT family N-acetyltransferase produces MPALKQLHAGHATAVLAFELANRASFAARVSDRGDDFFGQFTDRYNALLAEQEAGTCACYVLAAEDGSVLGRFNLADIEDHTAELGYRVAQQVTGRGVATATVRELCRLGASRHGLRTLRAATAHGNAASQKVLTKAGFVRVGPAEPDDLDGKPGSWYQHDLVFQP; encoded by the coding sequence GTGCCCGCGCTGAAGCAGCTGCATGCCGGTCATGCCACGGCGGTCCTGGCCTTCGAGCTGGCGAACCGCGCCTCCTTCGCTGCCCGGGTCTCTGACCGCGGCGACGACTTCTTCGGCCAGTTCACCGACCGCTACAACGCCTTGCTGGCCGAGCAGGAGGCCGGCACCTGCGCCTGCTACGTGCTCGCCGCCGAGGACGGCTCGGTACTGGGCAGGTTCAACCTGGCCGACATCGAGGATCACACCGCGGAACTCGGCTACCGGGTCGCGCAGCAGGTCACCGGCCGTGGCGTGGCGACCGCGACCGTTCGGGAGCTGTGCCGGCTGGGGGCGTCGCGGCACGGGCTGCGCACACTGCGGGCGGCCACCGCCCACGGGAACGCCGCGTCCCAGAAGGTGCTGACCAAAGCCGGGTTCGTCCGGGTCGGCCCGGCCGAACCGGACGACCTCGACGGGAAGCCGGGCAGCTGGTACCAGCACGACCTGGTATTCCAGCCGTAG
- a CDS encoding alpha/beta fold hydrolase, whose translation MPVGDSESARAERVDPYCLEEGEADRLLAGHPWKRFALFEDSVAEGLGDPVPGYLDQSWADRLATALKRHAPGMTRPVLLAHGWQSRGTCFEHFVPGLLKAGYSPVAYDAPGHGDAAGATTTVLAFREVIQHLADEHGAFEAVISHSVGALASVLALRSGVRTRRLVTIRQVGEFTHLFDEFCGRLALRRRVRGELRTRVEQRLFPREQDLWRDFSTTYASGRITVPVLVVHDGQDRVVGVDQARRTAEVFGDQAHLVTTRGLGHRRILSGPAVVESILDFVTAAQDGPAEVPAASR comes from the coding sequence ATGCCCGTCGGCGACAGCGAGAGCGCCCGTGCGGAACGCGTCGATCCGTACTGCCTGGAAGAAGGGGAGGCGGACCGGCTGCTGGCCGGGCACCCCTGGAAGCGGTTCGCCCTCTTCGAGGACAGCGTGGCGGAGGGGCTCGGCGACCCCGTGCCGGGCTACCTCGACCAGTCCTGGGCGGACCGGCTGGCCACCGCCCTGAAGCGGCACGCCCCCGGCATGACCCGGCCCGTGCTGCTCGCCCACGGCTGGCAGTCGCGCGGCACCTGCTTCGAGCACTTCGTGCCGGGGCTGCTGAAGGCCGGGTACAGCCCCGTCGCCTACGACGCACCCGGGCACGGCGACGCCGCCGGCGCCACCACGACGGTGCTGGCCTTCCGCGAGGTGATCCAGCACCTGGCCGACGAGCACGGCGCGTTCGAGGCGGTCATCAGCCACTCCGTGGGCGCGCTGGCCTCCGTGCTGGCGCTGCGGTCCGGAGTGCGGACCCGGCGGCTCGTCACGATCAGGCAGGTCGGGGAGTTCACCCACCTCTTCGACGAGTTCTGCGGCCGGCTCGCGCTGCGGCGCCGGGTGCGCGGCGAACTGCGCACCCGTGTGGAGCAGCGCCTGTTCCCCCGGGAGCAGGACCTCTGGCGGGACTTCTCGACGACGTACGCGTCCGGGCGGATCACCGTGCCGGTCCTGGTCGTCCACGACGGGCAGGACCGCGTGGTCGGCGTCGACCAGGCACGGAGGACGGCCGAGGTGTTCGGCGACCAGGCCCACCTGGTCACCACCCGGGGCCTCGGTCACCGCAGGATCCTGTCCGGTCCCGCCGTGGTCGAGAGCATCCTGGACTTCGTGACGGCGGCTCAGGACGGACCGGCCGAGGTGCCTGCGGCGAGCCGGTGA
- a CDS encoding TIGR03086 family metal-binding protein, with translation MQEATRLVDLAQDKDWERDSPCAGWSLRRLVAHMTAQHHGFAAAARGAGQEPAHWRESENPSEPAALHRAAAASVLEAFAEPGVTGREFALPPLGGDYPGRMAVGFHFIDYVIHAWDVAVALGVDVELPDEVLQAAVGVARLVPRDADYRKPGSFFAPALEVPAGAGPLQEALLLLGRVPERWSSQVF, from the coding sequence GTGCAGGAGGCGACGCGCCTCGTCGACCTGGCGCAGGACAAGGACTGGGAGCGGGACAGCCCGTGCGCGGGTTGGTCCCTGCGCCGCCTCGTGGCCCACATGACCGCACAGCACCACGGATTCGCCGCGGCCGCCCGGGGCGCCGGGCAGGAGCCGGCCCACTGGCGCGAGTCCGAGAACCCGAGCGAGCCCGCAGCGCTGCACCGGGCGGCCGCGGCCTCCGTGCTGGAGGCCTTCGCCGAGCCGGGCGTCACCGGCAGAGAGTTCGCCCTGCCCCCGTTGGGCGGCGACTACCCCGGTCGGATGGCCGTCGGTTTCCACTTCATCGACTACGTGATCCACGCCTGGGACGTGGCGGTCGCGCTGGGCGTCGACGTGGAACTGCCGGACGAGGTCCTGCAGGCGGCGGTGGGCGTCGCCCGGCTGGTTCCGCGGGACGCCGACTACCGCAAGCCGGGCTCGTTCTTCGCGCCCGCGCTGGAGGTGCCCGCGGGCGCCGGCCCCCTGCAGGAGGCCCTCCTGCTGCTGGGCCGCGTGCCGGAGCGGTGGTCCAGCCAGGTCTTCTGA
- a CDS encoding SsgA family sporulation/cell division regulator, producing the protein MKIHHEKHQALTEATRTRSVHRVSDPCAVEARIRTGASDETVRTFARELIGDGSERGAGQGDVTVWPEEPLLRRSRWARVRGRRPRSVIRWPAGHGSGPHAQLVGVEFI; encoded by the coding sequence ATGAAGATCCACCACGAGAAGCACCAGGCGCTCACGGAGGCCACGCGAACCCGGTCGGTCCACCGCGTCTCAGATCCCTGCGCCGTCGAAGCGCGGATTCGGACCGGAGCAAGCGACGAGACCGTACGGACCTTCGCCCGGGAACTGATCGGGGACGGCTCGGAACGCGGGGCGGGGCAAGGTGATGTGACCGTGTGGCCTGAGGAGCCGTTGCTCCGTCGATCTCGGTGGGCGCGAGTCCGAGGTCGTCGGCCCCGGTCGGTGATCCGGTGGCCGGCCGGGCATGGAAGCGGGCCTCATGCACAGCTCGTGGGTGTCGAATTCATTTGA
- a CDS encoding alpha/beta hydrolase encodes MKPTEAVASAVLNAASLVPGRLVGRGAFTLFHMPLARSRPRSAERELPGKAHVDRVDAGGGKHAVAYRWDDGSRPVLLVHGWQSHASRLSGFAPAARPRPQRDRRRRPGHGDAGGRSATILGYRDVVTAPHDRYGTFECLIAHSMGVPDSFFGRKHGAETRKIVTISGVCDLDHPAEEFCTELKARDRLKARLRDEIRGRLFPDLPLDEVPFSLTDMPRIVRAPLLVVHDEDDTGIAPAQGRRLAAAFGDRARLVVTSGLGHRRRGGSAGPRRGLISSASSHVNRTNVCAFATLEPPQRRREIPVPGEWGCSWAWQGRRPTAGSRAETRPAGSFSDERWRSPPWTVSRCCPWGSSRTS; translated from the coding sequence GTGAAACCCACCGAGGCCGTCGCGAGCGCCGTCCTCAACGCCGCCTCCCTCGTCCCGGGACGGCTGGTGGGCAGGGGCGCGTTCACGTTGTTCCACATGCCGCTCGCGCGCAGCCGGCCGCGGTCCGCCGAGCGCGAACTGCCGGGGAAGGCGCACGTCGACCGCGTGGACGCCGGCGGCGGCAAGCACGCGGTGGCGTACCGCTGGGACGACGGCAGCCGGCCCGTGCTGCTGGTGCACGGCTGGCAGTCGCACGCCTCACGGCTGTCCGGCTTCGCCCCGGCTGCTCGACCGCGGCCACAGCGTGATCGCCGTCGACGCCCCGGCCACGGTGACGCCGGCGGCCGCAGCGCCACGATCCTGGGGTACCGGGACGTCGTCACCGCGCCGCACGACCGGTACGGCACGTTCGAGTGCCTGATCGCCCACTCGATGGGCGTGCCGGACTCGTTCTTCGGGCGGAAGCACGGGGCGGAGACGCGGAAGATCGTCACCATCAGCGGCGTCTGCGACCTCGACCACCCGGCCGAGGAGTTCTGCACGGAGCTGAAGGCGCGCGACCGGCTCAAGGCACGTCTGCGCGACGAGATCCGCGGGCGGCTCTTCCCCGACCTGCCCCTGGACGAGGTGCCGTTCTCGCTCACGGACATGCCGCGGATCGTGCGCGCGCCCCTGCTCGTGGTCCACGACGAGGACGACACCGGGATCGCGCCGGCCCAGGGCCGCCGACTGGCCGCGGCCTTCGGCGACCGGGCCCGGCTCGTCGTCACGAGCGGCCTCGGACACCGGCGGCGGGGCGGATCCGCGGGCCCTCGCCGTGGACTGATCTCTTCCGCTTCGTCGCACGTTAACCGCACGAACGTCTGTGCATTCGCTACACTGGAACCACCTCAACGGCGCCGGGAAATTCCGGTTCCAGGAGAGTGGGGGTGCTCATGGGCGTGGCAGGGACGCAGGCCGACGGCCGGATCGCGCGCGGAAACCAGACCCGCCGGCTCATTCTCAGACGAGCGGTGGAGATCGCCTCCGTGGACGGTCTCGCGGTGCTGTCCATGGGGCAGCTCGCGAACGAGCTGA